A segment of the Agromyces sp. H17E-10 genome:
TGAAGTCGTAGCGGGCGATCACGAACGCGGCCATGACGCCGATCAGCATGACCCCGAGGGTCGTGCCGAGCGCCGTCACCATGCTCGCGAGCACCTGGTTCCAGAAGGTCGGGTCGGTCAGCACCCGCGCGTAGTTGTCGACGGTCCACGGATCGGGCATCCCCGCGGGGTTCGCGAAGAAATCGGGGTTCGTGCGGAATCCCGAGACGAACACGTAGAGCACCGGCCCGACCGCGAGGGCGGCGACGACGAGTGCGACGAGGTACACGAACGGCTGGCCCCAGTCGAAGCGCTGGCCGGCTCGTCGTCGCGGGACGGATGCCGGGTCGGCGACGGTCATGGCGGTCGTTGCGGTCATCAGCGCACCCCTCCGGTGATGGCTCCGGCGAGATCACGCCGCAGCGCGAAGCGCTGGTACACGAGGGCGATGACGAGGGAGATGAGGAACAGGACGACGGCGACGGCGCTGCCGTAGCCGATCTGGGTGACGTTGAGCCCGTTCTTGACCATGTAGACCGCCATCGTCGACGACGCGTTCAGCGGCCCGCCTCCGGTCACGATCCAGACCATGTCGAACAGCTGCAGCGCCCCGATGATCGACAGGAAGGCCCAGATGCGGATGGTCGGTCCGAGCAGCGGCACGGTGATGTACCACTGCGTCTTCCACCAGCCGGCGCCGTCGAGGGCTGCGGCCTCGTAGAGCTCCTCGGGAACGCCCGACAGGCCGGCGAGCATCAGGATGATGGCGAGCCCGAGGTACTTCCAGGTGAGGATGCCGAACATGGTCCACATCACGACATCGGGATCGGCGAGCCAGGCCGGCGGGTTCTCGATGCCGATCGCCTGCAGGAGCGTGTCGACCGGGCCCCAACGCGCCGGCGGCACCGACTGCAGCAGGATCTGCCAGGCGAGACCGGCCGTGACCTCGCTCAGCACGTAGGGCACGAAGATGAGGGCGCGGAGGAGGCCGCGGAACCGCAGGGGTCGGTTCATGAGCAGCGCGATGAGGATCGCGAGCGGCCCCTGGATCAGCAGCGACAGGACGATGATGAAGAAGTTGTTGTACACCGAACGGTGGAACACGGGATCCGTGAGCAACCGGGTGTAGTTGTCGAGACCGATGAACCGGTCGAGCGGACCCAGCCCGTTCCAATTGAAGAAGCTGTAGTACGCCGCCAGCACGACGGGCAGGAGGACGAAGACGACGTAGACGAGCACGGCGGGTCCGGCGAAGAGCGAGATCTCGCCCCACTTGCGCGTGTTGCGTCGTGTCGGACGCCGCTCGATGCGAGGGGCCGGACCCGCGGTCACCGCGGGCCCGGCCGTTTCGAGTGCAGTCATGCTAGAGCGTGGCCGCCGCTGCGTTCATGGCGTCGGGGACCGACTCGGGCGTTCCGTCGCCGAACATGAGGGCCACGATGGCGTCGTTCATCGCCTGGCCGATGACCGGGCCGTACTGGGTGTCGAGCCACGTCACGACGAGCGAGGCGCCCACCGTGCCGTCGGCGATCTGCTTGAGCACGGGGTCGGTGATGCCGGCCTCGGCGCCCGCGACGGTCGGGATCTCGCCCGTCGCCGCGAAGCGCTTCTGCACGTCTTCGCTCATGATGTACTCGAGCAGGTCGAGCGTCTCGTCGGGAGCGTCGGCGTAGACGCCCCACGCGTCACCGGAGCCGAGCGCGGCACCGGGTGCACCCTCGGCACCCTCGATGTCGGGCACGGGCATCCAGGCGAGCCACTCGGGTGCCGGCGGGTTGTCGGCGGGTGCGCCCGGAACGAGCTTCGCGACCTCGCCGCGGTGCCAGGTGCCCATGAGCTCCATGGCGGTCGCCTCGGAGGCGAGCAGGCCGGCCGAACTGTTCGGCACGCTCTGCGCGGGGGTGCTGGTCGGGTTCGACTGGAAGGGCAGGTCGCCGTCGAACGAGTCCATCCAGGCCTTCAGGTTCTCGCCCGCCTCGACGAAGCAGGGGTCGCTGAAGTCGAGGGTGTCGGCCGCCTTCTCGAGCGACTCGGGCGAGCACGTCTTGATGGCGAACTGGTACCACCAGTGGGCCGCGGGCCAGCCGTCGGCCGCGCCGACGCCGACCGGCGAGACGCCCGAGGCGGAGAGCTTGTCGATCGCCTCGCCGAACTCGTCGAAGGTCGCCGGCGGCTCGGTGATGCCCGCCTTCTCGAACAGGTCGGCGTTGTACCAGATGCCTTCGATGCCGTAGCGGTAGGGGATGCCGTACTGCTTGCCGTCGACGTTCCAGCCCGTGCCGGCACCGCCGACGCTCTCGACGACGTCGGTGAGGCCGCTGAGGTCCTTGAGGTAGCCGGCCTCGACCTGTGCCTTGATCTCACCTTCGGCCCACACCATGAAGAGGTCGGGCGCCGCGTCGCCACCGGCCTGGAGCGCGTTGGGAATGAGGGTGCGCTGCAGGTCCTCGTTCTGGAAGGCCTCGACCTTGACGGTGACGCCGGGGTGGTCGGCCTCGAACTCGTCGGCCACGTCCTCCCAGAAGGACTTCAGCGGCTCACCGGTGCCGTTGTGCCACCACGTGATCGTCGTGCCGTCGCCTGAGGCGTCGCCTCCGCCTGCCGCCGGCGCGCAGCCCGCGAGCGCGAACGCCGCGAGTCCGACGGTCGCCCCGAGCGCGACGAGCTTGGTGCTGCGTCTGTTCATCGTTGAACCTCTCGAAATTTTCGGGTGTTGTGCCGAAAGTGATCTTGGACGCCTCGAATATACGTCGCCTCCGGATATCGAGTCAAGCGCAACAAATTCGGCGTGTCCGCAACCGAGCGATCCCAGCACTCCCTAGAGTGAACGGGTGATCGAACGGAGCGGAACCTTCGACGGCGTCCATCGTCGAAACCTCTCGAAACTCCTCACCCTCGTGCATCTCGAGGGGCCGCTCTCACGCGCCCGGCTGACCGCCATG
Coding sequences within it:
- a CDS encoding extracellular solute-binding protein gives rise to the protein MNRRSTKLVALGATVGLAAFALAGCAPAAGGGDASGDGTTITWWHNGTGEPLKSFWEDVADEFEADHPGVTVKVEAFQNEDLQRTLIPNALQAGGDAAPDLFMVWAEGEIKAQVEAGYLKDLSGLTDVVESVGGAGTGWNVDGKQYGIPYRYGIEGIWYNADLFEKAGITEPPATFDEFGEAIDKLSASGVSPVGVGAADGWPAAHWWYQFAIKTCSPESLEKAADTLDFSDPCFVEAGENLKAWMDSFDGDLPFQSNPTSTPAQSVPNSSAGLLASEATAMELMGTWHRGEVAKLVPGAPADNPPAPEWLAWMPVPDIEGAEGAPGAALGSGDAWGVYADAPDETLDLLEYIMSEDVQKRFAATGEIPTVAGAEAGITDPVLKQIADGTVGASLVVTWLDTQYGPVIGQAMNDAIVALMFGDGTPESVPDAMNAAAATL
- a CDS encoding carbohydrate ABC transporter permease produces the protein MTALETAGPAVTAGPAPRIERRPTRRNTRKWGEISLFAGPAVLVYVVFVLLPVVLAAYYSFFNWNGLGPLDRFIGLDNYTRLLTDPVFHRSVYNNFFIIVLSLLIQGPLAILIALLMNRPLRFRGLLRALIFVPYVLSEVTAGLAWQILLQSVPPARWGPVDTLLQAIGIENPPAWLADPDVVMWTMFGILTWKYLGLAIILMLAGLSGVPEELYEAAALDGAGWWKTQWYITVPLLGPTIRIWAFLSIIGALQLFDMVWIVTGGGPLNASSTMAVYMVKNGLNVTQIGYGSAVAVVLFLISLVIALVYQRFALRRDLAGAITGGVR